In Acaryochloris marina S15, a single genomic region encodes these proteins:
- a CDS encoding DAHL domain-containing protein, giving the protein MQKQKLLGLLGVSGALVLFGGLIAKSLSVDNQQHQQYRTLMAQQLDKDATVNQSVLKARYALLTSYDPLVRAMSEQLDLQEDLKQVPGFIGNQQTLLSQLSENNQVFTQKEELVESFKSKNAILKNSLTYLPELVKEVRTGSAKGISGDEAIQLESLLDNVLLYSLSSDEDLVSQIETQIAQLKGKKSKGIQLALAHTQMILEYKPQVDALTRDILKLPTAKAISTLETAYINQYDGATQTADLFRLLSFGCLLVLVSGGAYLVVRQQRRSSERVSGILSSLTDAFVALNPQWQITYINDKAAEILQEDPVQLLNQDFWQSFPDLLGADHLTEYRQALKEKTKTSFEVFYPPSKMWLEIRVYPSVDGLSLFFQDVTMRKEAEDSLKQMNQELETRVKARTSQLASSMEAAEEAREKAEEANKSKSEFLANMSHELRTPLNAIIGYSEMLEEDAEDMGQDDFVPDLQKISGSAKHLLELINSVLDLSKVEAGRMELYLESFEIAPMVRTIAATLQPIAEKQSNMVSLHCPENIGTLYADQTKVRQSLYNLLSNACKFTQSGEVSLTVSEDAGEEIVFSIRDTGIGMTPEQLEKVFKAFTQADASTTRKYGGTGLGLTITKQFIEMMGGHISVTSQYGYGTEFTIHIPRQVESETAASIPTPSAPIELSKISLPKTAKGQPGGTVLVIDDDEYARDIMQRFLTDAGYDAVVSPSGIEGLQLAEDLMPDMIILDVLMPELDGWSVLQNLKGSAKLADIPVIMMTMVDAEKVGFSLGATDFLTKPLQRDRLLELLDKYVTTADRNWMLVIEDDLPSQEMLGRILEREDWPYKTAGNGKQALEVLGDHGVPDLIFLDLMMPEMDGFEFLKVLRQNPDWQNVPVIVVSAKDLTASERLELGDAVQSIHQKGQLDREELLEEVQDFIEIAAGN; this is encoded by the coding sequence TTGTTTGGCGGCCTGATTGCCAAAAGCTTATCCGTTGACAACCAACAGCATCAGCAATATCGCACCTTAATGGCTCAACAGTTGGACAAAGATGCCACTGTTAACCAAAGTGTCCTTAAAGCCAGATATGCGTTATTGACCTCCTACGATCCCCTCGTCCGGGCTATGTCCGAACAGCTCGATTTACAGGAGGATCTCAAGCAAGTTCCTGGGTTTATTGGCAATCAACAGACCCTTTTATCTCAGCTCAGCGAGAACAACCAAGTCTTTACTCAGAAAGAAGAGTTAGTTGAATCTTTCAAATCCAAGAACGCTATCCTCAAAAACTCCTTAACCTACTTACCAGAGCTAGTAAAAGAGGTTCGCACGGGCTCTGCAAAAGGAATATCCGGGGATGAGGCGATTCAGCTGGAAAGCCTATTAGATAATGTCTTACTGTACAGCTTGTCGTCAGATGAAGATCTAGTTTCCCAGATCGAAACCCAAATCGCTCAATTAAAGGGTAAAAAATCCAAGGGCATTCAATTGGCCCTTGCCCATACCCAGATGATTCTGGAGTACAAGCCCCAGGTCGATGCCTTAACCCGCGATATTCTGAAGCTGCCCACGGCCAAAGCCATCAGCACTTTAGAAACGGCTTATATCAATCAATATGATGGGGCAACTCAAACAGCCGACCTATTTCGACTACTCAGCTTCGGCTGCTTGTTAGTTCTCGTCAGTGGCGGTGCCTATTTGGTAGTGCGGCAACAGCGTCGTTCTAGTGAGCGGGTATCCGGTATTCTCAGCAGTTTGACCGATGCCTTTGTGGCTCTGAATCCCCAGTGGCAAATCACGTATATCAACGATAAAGCCGCTGAGATTCTGCAAGAAGATCCCGTACAGTTGCTCAACCAAGATTTCTGGCAAAGTTTTCCTGACCTCCTGGGTGCCGATCATTTAACTGAGTATCGACAAGCCCTGAAAGAGAAAACCAAGACCTCCTTCGAGGTGTTTTATCCCCCCAGCAAAATGTGGTTGGAGATTCGCGTCTATCCCAGCGTGGACGGACTATCCTTGTTCTTCCAAGATGTGACGATGCGCAAGGAGGCTGAAGACAGCCTGAAGCAAATGAACCAAGAGCTAGAGACCCGGGTCAAGGCTCGTACATCTCAGTTAGCATCCAGTATGGAAGCCGCCGAAGAAGCGCGGGAGAAAGCGGAAGAAGCCAATAAGAGTAAGAGTGAATTCTTGGCCAATATGAGCCATGAACTCCGAACTCCCCTCAACGCCATTATTGGTTACAGCGAAATGCTGGAAGAGGATGCCGAGGATATGGGACAAGATGACTTTGTCCCCGATTTACAGAAAATTTCTGGGTCGGCAAAGCATCTTCTAGAACTGATCAACTCTGTTCTAGACCTCTCGAAGGTCGAAGCGGGACGCATGGAACTCTATTTAGAGTCCTTTGAAATCGCCCCCATGGTCAGAACCATTGCTGCCACCTTACAGCCTATTGCCGAGAAGCAAAGCAACATGGTTTCCCTGCATTGTCCTGAGAATATTGGGACGCTGTATGCTGACCAAACCAAAGTTCGTCAGAGTTTGTACAACTTACTCAGTAATGCCTGTAAGTTCACACAATCCGGCGAAGTGAGCCTCACCGTATCGGAAGATGCTGGGGAAGAGATTGTCTTTAGCATTAGAGATACTGGCATTGGCATGACCCCAGAACAGCTGGAAAAAGTGTTCAAAGCCTTTACCCAAGCAGATGCGTCCACTACCCGCAAATATGGGGGAACCGGACTGGGCCTCACTATCACCAAGCAGTTCATTGAGATGATGGGCGGGCATATTTCGGTAACCAGCCAATATGGCTACGGCACCGAGTTTACGATCCATATTCCTCGCCAAGTGGAATCAGAAACTGCAGCATCCATTCCAACTCCATCTGCGCCCATCGAACTGAGTAAGATTTCTTTACCCAAAACGGCGAAAGGACAGCCGGGTGGGACAGTACTCGTGATTGATGATGACGAGTATGCCCGTGACATCATGCAGCGGTTTTTAACAGATGCTGGTTATGATGCGGTGGTATCGCCTTCGGGGATAGAGGGGCTACAGCTGGCTGAAGATCTCATGCCTGACATGATTATTTTGGATGTCTTGATGCCAGAACTCGATGGCTGGTCAGTCCTTCAGAATCTCAAGGGCAGTGCCAAATTAGCAGATATCCCCGTTATTATGATGACGATGGTGGATGCCGAAAAAGTCGGTTTCTCCCTGGGTGCGACTGACTTCCTGACCAAACCCTTACAGCGAGATCGGCTACTGGAACTGTTGGATAAATATGTCACAACAGCAGATCGCAACTGGATGTTAGTGATTGAGGATGACCTGCCTTCCCAGGAAATGCTAGGTCGCATACTCGAACGGGAAGATTGGCCCTACAAAACAGCGGGCAATGGCAAACAAGCCCTCGAAGTCCTCGGTGATCATGGCGTCCCAGATTTAATTTTCTTAGATCTGATGATGCCAGAGATGGATGGCTTTGAGTTCCTGAAGGTACTGCGGCAAAATCCAGACTGGCAGAATGTCCCTGTGATTGTGGTTTCGGCGAAAGATCTCACAGCCAGTGAGCGTCTAGAGCTGGGAGATGCGGTCCAAAGTATTCACCAAAAAGGACAGCTCGATCGCGAGGAATTGCTAGAAGAGGTTCAAGACTTTATCGAAATTGCCGCTGGTAATTAG